In the Periophthalmus magnuspinnatus isolate fPerMag1 chromosome 4, fPerMag1.2.pri, whole genome shotgun sequence genome, one interval contains:
- the LOC117370256 gene encoding protein FAM163A, whose product MTAGTVVITGGILATVILLCIIAVLCYCRLQYYCCKSNGSDSGSLSQQHFACNACSVSGLDSVCTPLSLSPEPPAPTAKPPGGRPRYCPSCSPYHSPFYVRTTDDTRNGGERVTYMPTHYENPALAPPLPPGPGRGTVLRSAPWSPPPEFYTNTRAVSTEV is encoded by the exons ATGACAGCGGGAACTGTTGTGATCACCGGAGGAATACTGGCCACAGTGATTCTGCTGTGTATCATCGCTGTGCTCTGCTACTGTAGACTCcag tactaCTGCTGTAAGTCGAATGGCTCAGACAGCGGCTCTCTGTCCCAGCAGCACTTTGCCTGTAACGCCTGCTCCGTCTCTGGGCTGGACTCGGTCTGCACccccctgtccctgtccccgGAGCCCCCCGCCCCCACCGCCAAGCCCCCTGGAGGTCGCCCGCGGTACTGCCCCTCCTGCTCCCCGTACCACTCGCCCTTCTACGTGCGCACCACGGATGACACCCGAAACGGAGGCGAGCGCGTCACCTACATGCCCACCCACTACGAGAACCCCgccctggccccgccccttccTCCGGGACCGGGAAGAGGCACCGTGCTgaggagcgccccctggagtcCGCCGCCGGAGTTTTACACCAACACGAGGGCTGTGAGCACGGAAGTGTGA